The Streptomyces pratensis genomic interval CCGCGAGCCGCTCCAGCACATCACCGGCCGCGCCTTCTTCCGCTATCTGGAACTCCAGGTCGGCCCCGGCGTCTTCGTGCCGCGCCCGGAGACCGAGTCGGTCGTCGGCTGGGCGATAGACGCCGTCCGGGCGATGGACGTCGTCGAGCCGCTGATCGTCGATCTCTGCACCGGATCGGGCGCGATCGCCCTTGCCATGGCGCAGGAGGTGCCGCGTTCGCGCGTGCACGCCGTGGAGCTGTCCGAGGACGCCCTGAGATGGACGCGGAAGAACGCCGAGGGGTCCAGGGTCACCGTCCACCGCGGCGACGCCCTGAGCGCCCTTCCCGAGCTCGACGGCCAGGTCGACCTGGTGATCTCCAACCCGCCCTACATCCCGCTCACCGAGTGGGAGTACGTGGCGCCGGAGGCCCGCGACCACGACCCGCAGATGGCGCTCTTCTCCGGCGAGGACGGCCTCGACACCATCCGTGGCATCGAACGCACCGCGCACCGTCTGCTCCGCCCCGGCGGGCTCGTCGTCATCGAGCACGCCGACACGCAGGGCGGCCAGGTGCCGTGGATCTTCACCGAGGAGCGGGGCTGGGCCGACGCCGCCGACCACCCCGACCTGAACAACCGGCCCCGGTTCGCGACGGCCCGCAAGGCCATGCCGTGACCACCGGGACACCGGTACCGCACGATCCCCACCCGACAGACCCGTACACGTCCGAGGAGGCCGGCTGATGGCACGGCGATACGACTGCAACGACGCGACCGACCGTACGACCGGCCTGCGTGAGGCCGCGTCCGCCGTCCGCCGCGGCGAACTGGTCGTGCTGCCCACCGACACCGTGTACGGGATCGGTGCGGACGCCTTCAGCTCGGAGGGCGTCGCCGACCTGCTCGACGCCAAGGGCCGCGGCCGCAACATGCCGACCCCCGTCCTGATCGGCTCCCCGAACACCCTGCACGGCCTCGTCACCGACTTCTCCGAGCAGGCATGGGAGCTCGTCGACGCGTTCTGGCCCGGCGCGCTCACGCTCGTGGCCAAGCACCAGCCGTCGCTCCAGTGGGACCTCGGTGACACCCGTGGCACCGTCGCCGTCCGGATGCCCCTGCACCCGGTCGCCATCGAGCTCCTCACGGAGGTCGGCCCGATGGCCGTCTCCAGCGCCAACCTCACCGGACACCCCTCGCCCGAGGACTGCGACGCCGCGCAGGAGATGCTCGGTGACAGCGTCTCCGTCTACCTCGACGGCGGCCCGACCCCCGGGATCGTCCCGTCCTCGATCGTCGACGTCACCGGCAAGATCCCGGTGCTGCTGCGGGCAGGCGCGCTCACGGTCGAGGAACTCCGCAAGGTGGTACCCGACCTCGAGGTGGCCAATTGACCGCCCTTGAGGGGCGTGGCATAGCGGGGCAGCACGACACCTTCCGCATCCTCCACGTCAGCACCGGCAACGTCTGCCGCTCGCCCATCACCGAGCGGCTGACCCGCCATGCCCTCGTGGACCGCCTCGGAGACCCGCTCAGCGGCGGCCTCATCGTGGAGAGCGCGGGCACCTGGGGGCACGAGGGCGCGCCCATGGAGGCCAACGCCGAGGTCGTCCTCGCCGACTTCGGCGCCGACGCCACCGGGTTCGTCGGCCGCGAGCTCCTCGACGAGCACGTGATCCGTGCCGACCTGGTGCTCACCGCCACCCGTGACCACCGCGCCCAGGTGATCTCCATGGGTCACTCGGCCGGCCTGCGGACCTTCACGCTCAAGGAGTTCACCCGTCTGGTGCGGGCCATAGACCCCGCCACCCTGCCCGACGCCCGGGAGGAAGGTGTCGTCGAGCGCGCCCGTGCGCTGGTGCGCGCGGCGGCGGCCCTGCGCGGCTGGCTGCTGGCGCCCACCGCCGAGGCGGACGAGGTCTTCGACCCGTACGGCGCCCCGATCACTTTCTTCCGTTCGATCGGTGACGAGATCAGCCAGGCGCTCGATCCCGTCATGACGGCGCTGACCGGGGTACGCGCCCCGCACTGAGCCGCTGACGGCCGGTGCGCCCGCACAGGGGTGCGCCGACCGGCGTAGAGGGGCGCCCGGCAGCGGGCGGGCCGCGCGGGGCGGGCCTACATTGAATCTGTCGCGTAACCGCACCCCTCCTCCAGGCCCGGAGCCGTCAGATGCCGGTCACCACTCCAGCCGCACGCGCGGCCGCGCCAGCGCCTTCCCCGTCCGGCACCGCCATGCCGCAGGACTTCGGCGCCCTGGTCCGCCAGGACCCGGAGATCGGCGGCATCCTGCTGGCCGAGGCCGGGAGACAGTCGAGCACCCTTCAGCTCATCGCCGCCGAGAACTTCACCTCGCCCGCGGTCCTCGCCGCCCTCGGCTCCCCCCTCGCCAACAAGTACGCCGAGGGCTACCCCGGAGCCCGCCACCACGGCGGCTGTGAACAGGCCGACGCCGCGGAGCGCGTCGCCGTCCGGCGGGCCATGTCGCTGTTCGGCGCCGAGCACGCCAACGTCCAGCCGCACTCCGGGTCGTCGGCCGTCCTCGCGGCCTACGCCGCCCTGCTGCGCCCGGGCGACACGGTGCTGGCGATGGGGCTCCCGTACGGGGGGCACCTCACCCACGGGGCTCCTGGGAACTTCTCCGGACGCTGGTTCGAGTTCGCCGGCTACGGCGTGGACCCCGACAGCGGGCTCATCGACTACACGCAGGTGCGTGCCCTGGCCAGGGCACGGCGGCCGAAGGCGATCGTCTGCGGGTCCATCTCGTACCCCCGGCATCCGGACTACGAGCAGTTCCGGGACATCGCCGACGAGGTGGGCGCCTATCTGATCGCGGACGCCGCCCACCCGATGGGGCTGATCGCCGGGGGAGCGGCGCCCAGTCCGGTGCCGTACGCGGACGTGGTGTGCGCGACGACACACAAGGTGCTGCGCGGACCACGCGGCGGCATGATCCTGTGCGGCGTCGAGCTCTCGGAGCGGATCGACCGCGCCGTGTTCCCCTTCACCCAGGGCGGGGCGCAGATGCACACCGTCGCGGCGAAGGCCGTGGCCTTCGGAGAGGCCGCCACGCCGGCCTACGCGGTCTACGCCCACCGGGTGGTCGCCCATGCCCGCGTCCTCGCCGCCGCGCTGGAGGACGAGGGCTTCGAGATCACCACCGGTGGCACGGACACCCACATCGTCGTCGCGGATCCCGGCCCGCTGGGCGTCGACGGCCGCACCGCCCGCGAGCGGCTCGCGGCGGCCGGGATGGTCCTGGACACGTGCGCCCTGCCGTAC includes:
- a CDS encoding protein-tyrosine-phosphatase; the encoded protein is MTALEGRGIAGQHDTFRILHVSTGNVCRSPITERLTRHALVDRLGDPLSGGLIVESAGTWGHEGAPMEANAEVVLADFGADATGFVGRELLDEHVIRADLVLTATRDHRAQVISMGHSAGLRTFTLKEFTRLVRAIDPATLPDAREEGVVERARALVRAAAALRGWLLAPTAEADEVFDPYGAPITFFRSIGDEISQALDPVMTALTGVRAPH
- the glyA gene encoding serine hydroxymethyltransferase, with the protein product MPVTTPAARAAAPAPSPSGTAMPQDFGALVRQDPEIGGILLAEAGRQSSTLQLIAAENFTSPAVLAALGSPLANKYAEGYPGARHHGGCEQADAAERVAVRRAMSLFGAEHANVQPHSGSSAVLAAYAALLRPGDTVLAMGLPYGGHLTHGAPGNFSGRWFEFAGYGVDPDSGLIDYTQVRALARARRPKAIVCGSISYPRHPDYEQFRDIADEVGAYLIADAAHPMGLIAGGAAPSPVPYADVVCATTHKVLRGPRGGMILCGVELSERIDRAVFPFTQGGAQMHTVAAKAVAFGEAATPAYAVYAHRVVAHARVLAAALEDEGFEITTGGTDTHIVVADPGPLGVDGRTARERLAAAGMVLDTCALPYGDARGIRLGTAAVTTQGMDEDDMARVAALFGAAVREEGDAGMLRAEVRALAERNPPYPG
- a CDS encoding L-threonylcarbamoyladenylate synthase; its protein translation is MARRYDCNDATDRTTGLREAASAVRRGELVVLPTDTVYGIGADAFSSEGVADLLDAKGRGRNMPTPVLIGSPNTLHGLVTDFSEQAWELVDAFWPGALTLVAKHQPSLQWDLGDTRGTVAVRMPLHPVAIELLTEVGPMAVSSANLTGHPSPEDCDAAQEMLGDSVSVYLDGGPTPGIVPSSIVDVTGKIPVLLRAGALTVEELRKVVPDLEVAN
- the prmC gene encoding peptide chain release factor N(5)-glutamine methyltransferase, producing MNLLLAEVAQATQRLADAGVPSPRFDAEELAAFVHGVKRGELHHVQDADFDARYWETIARREAREPLQHITGRAFFRYLELQVGPGVFVPRPETESVVGWAIDAVRAMDVVEPLIVDLCTGSGAIALAMAQEVPRSRVHAVELSEDALRWTRKNAEGSRVTVHRGDALSALPELDGQVDLVISNPPYIPLTEWEYVAPEARDHDPQMALFSGEDGLDTIRGIERTAHRLLRPGGLVVIEHADTQGGQVPWIFTEERGWADAADHPDLNNRPRFATARKAMP